The Insulibacter thermoxylanivorax genome segment GGATACGATCGGCGAGATGTTCCCGGATGCGCAATGCGAACTGAATCATTCGAATCCTTTCGAACTGACGATCGCTGTGCTGCTGTCCGCACAGTGCACGGACGAGACCGTGAACAAGGTCACCGCCGATCTCTTCCAAAAATATAAAACGCCGGAAGACTATCTCGCTGTCCCGTTGGAAGAACTTGAACAGGATATCCGCAGCATCGGCCTTTACCGCAACAAGGCGAAGAATATCCAAAAGCTGTGTCAGATCCTGATCGAGAAGTATGACGGCCAGTTACCGAATACGTATGAAGAACTCGTCGAGCTGCCCGGTGTGGGGCGCAAGACAGCGAATGTTGTTATCTCCAACGCCTTCGGCGTCCCAGCCATTGCTGTCGATACCCATGTTGAGCGGGTATCGAAGCGGCTGGGACTGGCAGCGGAGAAGGATACGGTGCTGGAAGTTGAGAAGAAGCTTATGCGGAAAGTGCCGCGGGATGAATGGACGATCACCCATCACCGGCTGATCTTCTTCGGCAGATATCACTGCAAGGCAAGGGCGCCTCAGTGCGAGATCTGTCCGCTTATAGATGTATGCCGATATGGGAAGAAGCGCATGAAATCCCAAGAGACTAGGAAAGCTACTCATAAGAGCAAAGCGACATAACTCATACCGATTAAAGGTGGGATTTCATGTGAGATGCATATCCGTCTATACGGATCGCTTCGACCTATTCTCCGATATTTATGAGAAGGTTCGGAGGGCGAACTTACAGGAAGATGAGGAGACGGTGATCGACGGGATCGTCGTCACCGAATCGGGCAGCGTGCCCGAGCATTATCTGAACCGGATGCGCTCCCGGCGTGATGTTGTTGTGATGAAGGACGACGATATCACGATCTTGCAGCGGCGGGATGTCTTCGAGATACTCTTCCCCGATCATGAGACGCCTGATCATCAGGCGAATGTCTTACAATAGGTTGTATGCCCCTAATCGACAAAACTTCGTCATAGACTGTCTCACTCCGGCATTTAAGCCAGATGTGAGGCAGTATTTGTTTTGAGCAGCAGATTCAAAAACTTGAGGGATTGGCAGGATTCGTATTTTTGCAGCGATGCGGGCGATGGTTTTTGCGATGATTCCTTTGTTAATCGCTGTTTATGGGGGAATATCGTGATTGCCGCCAATAGTTTACGATGTTAAACTTGCTGAATAACTGTTCATTTCAATGAAGGTTAACATTTGAACGGGAAGGGAAGAGGAGAGACTTGTTTAAGGATCTTAGAGACTATTATTGGAAACACCGATGGTGGCTGTACATGTCGATCGTCTTCTTGATCATCGCCACAGGACTCGGCGTGGCATACCCGATCCTGCTTGGCAATCTGATCGATGATATCAACATGGGCCGCTTCGATCGGGTCATCGAGTTGTCATTGTTAGTCGTAAGCTTCATCACTTTGAAGGCCGCATTCCAATATGGACACGGTTTCACGGGAACCCGATTCGGTAATACGATCGCTTATAACATGCGTAACACGCTGTATAAGAAACTGCAGCAGCTCTCGTTCCAGTATTATGACCGCGCGAAAACGGGGGATCTGATGTCCCGCCTGACGGCAGATCTGGACGGGATCCGCGGCTTTATGGCGTTTGGTTTTGCACAATTTCTGAATGTGTTCGTCATGGTTGCCGTCGGTATGATCACGATGGGGATTATCAACTGGAAATTGATGCTGATCAGCTTGATTCCCATGCCTTTGCTGGCTCTTCGTGCTCTGCAGTTCGAGCGTCACGTTCACCCGGCATTCCGTGCCATCCGCGTGTCGATGGGGAAGCTTAACACTGCGGCGCAGGAAAACATCACCGGCATGAGGGCGGTGAAGTCCTTTGCGAACGAGCCCTTTGAAGTGGACAAATTCGTGTCCGTTAACGAAGATTATCAGGACAAAAACGTGCATGCGTCCAAAATCTGGGCCAAATTCTTTCCTGTCATGGAGTTCCTTGCTAATACATCGATTGTCATCCTGATCGCAGCCGGCGGTCTGTTCGTCATCTACGACGTGATCTCGATCGGTGAACTGGTATCCTTCTCGTCCCTGATCTGGTACATCATCGGTCCGATGTGGGGATTGGGCTTCCATATCAATATGTATACCCAAGCGAAGGCTTCGGTGGAGCGAATCAAGGAGATCACCGATCATCCAGTCCACATCAAGGGCATCGAAGGCGCAAAGCATCTGGACCGCGATGAATTCAAGGGTGAAGTCGAATTCAAGAACGTGACCTTCCATTATCCGGACAATCCGCCGGCTTTGAAGGATATATCTTTCCATGCCTATCCTGGGAAGATCATCGGCATCTTGGGCGGAACCGGTGCTGGAAAGTCCACCCTTGTACAGCTTTTGATGCGTGCCTATGATATCCAATCCGGTCAGATCTTATTCGACGGCCATGATATCCGCACGCTGACTCCGGAGAGCGTGCGGAAGCAGATCGGTTTCGTCTTCCAAGAGACCTTCCTGTTCTCATCGACGATCCGCAATAACATCGCATACGGCCGCGATGAGGCGACGATGGAGGATGTCATCGAAGCGGCGAAACTCGCCTGCGCCCATGATTTTATCATGGAACTGCCGGAAGGCTACGACACGATCGTCGGTGAGCGAGGCCTGGGGCTGTCCGGAGGACAGAAGCAGCGCTTGGCCATCGCTCGGGCATTGGTCTTCGATCCGAAGATCATCGTCTTCGACGATTCGACAAGCGCCGTCGACATGAAGACGGAACACGAGATTCAGCGCGCGCTGCAGAATGCGATGAAGGGCCGGACGACCTTCATCATCGCCCATCGCATCTCATCGCTGAAGCATGCGGATGAGATCCTGATCCTCGACCGGGGTGAGATCGTGCAGCGCGGCACCCATGAAGAATTGATCCAGGTGCCCGGCTATTACCGGGATACCTATGATATCCAATTCGGCGATCTACCGGAAGAGATCCGTTACAAGGTGCAGGCGAGGGGAGGTGCCGTGAATGAGTAAAGAGAAGCAGCCCATGCAAGACATGAACAAAAGGGAGAGGTTCATCTATCAGGATGACCAAATGATCGAGAAACCCTTTAACTGGGAGCAGATGAGAAGGCTTCTCCAATATATCCTTCCATATAAGAAGCAGCTTATTCCAGTGATCATCGCGACGATCATCGGCACCTTGACCAGGGTAACGATCCCCTTCTTGATCGGTTATGCGGCGATTGACTTAGCGATCGCGGGGAAGAATGCGCCGCTCCTCATCACGGTTACAGCGGTGATCTTGGCTCTCTATATCCTGCAGATGATGATGAACCGGTATCGGATCAAACATATGAACATCATCGGTCAACAAGTGATCTATGACTTGCGCGCTGCCTTGTTTAAGCATATTCAAAGTCTCTCCTTCCGCTTCTTCGATAAGCGGCCGGCAGGTTCCATCCTGGTGAGAGTGACGAACGATATCAACTCACTGCAGGAATTGTTCACGAGCGGGATCGTCAACTTGATCGTCGATATGCTGCAATTGGCGGGCATCGTGATCATCCTCCTGACGATCAATTTCAAACTTGGTTTTGCTGTGATGATCACGGTACCGATCATGTTCTATGTCTCGACGAACTTGCGCAAGAAGATTCGCCGGGCATGGCAGGCCGTACGGATGAACCAGTCGCGGATTAACTCTCACCTGAATGAGAGCATCCAAGGCATCAAGGTTACACAGGCTTATACCCAGGAGCAGGAAAACATCGCATTCTTCGAACGAATGAACAACCGCAACTTCCGTTCCTGGAACCGCGCTTCTGCATTGAACCAATCCTTCGGTCCGATCATCGAGATCACCTCGGCGGTCGGCATCTTAATCCTGTTCTTATATGGTTCTTATCTGGCGCAGACGGAAGCGATCACCGTAGGTACGTTGGTGATGTTCGCTACCTATATCGGGAACTTCTGGGAGCCGATCGTCAGACTGGGTCAGATGTACTCGCAGCTGCTGATCGCGATGGCTTCTTCGGAGCGGGTCTTCGAGTTCATCGATGAACAGCCCGATGTGAAGCAGAAGCCAGATGCGATCGAACTGCCGCCGATCGAGGGGCACGTCGTCTTCGAGGATGTGGTGTTCTCTTATGACAATAAGCGCAACGCCTTGAATTACATCAATCTGGAGATCAAACCTGGGCAGTCGGTGGCTCTGGTCGGTCACACCGGTTCGGGGAAGACCAGCATCATCAATGCCCTCAGCCGTTTCTACGATGTGAAGAGCGGACGCATCCTGATCGACGGCTATGACATTCGTGATGTTACGCTGCAGAGCCTGCGCTCGCAGATCAGCATCGTGCTCCAGGATACCTTCATCTTCTCCGGCACGATCCGGGATAATATCCGCTTCGGCCGTCCAGATGCGACGGATGCGGAAGTAGAGATGGCGGCGAGGGCCGTGCATGCCCATGATTTCATCGTCCGGCTGCCGCAGGGGTATGATACCCAGGTAGAGGAGCGCGGCAGTGTGTTATCGATGGGGCAGCGGCAGCTTCTGTCCTTCGCGCGTGCACTGCTTGCCGATCCGAAGATCCTCATACTCGATGAAGCGACAGCGAGCATCGATACGGAGACAGAGTTGAAGATTCAAGAGGCGATGCGGACCTTGTTGAGCGGTCGTACATCGATCATCATCGCCCACCGCCTGTCGACGATTCGCCATGCGGACAACATCATCGTCCTTGATCACGGAGAGATTATCGAACAGGGAAGGCATGATGAATTGATGGAGAAGAACGGCACCTATCGATCGCTTATTGAAGCGCAATATGAATTCTTGGATGTAAATGCCGTCTAAAAATATGCTACACTAGAAACCGGTGACTCGATCTCCATGATCGAAGCCATCGGTTTTTTTGTGTACGTTGCATGGCCGATCGGGCAGGACAAGTGAATAACATCAGGCCGTTGACAGACGAACAGACAAATGCTCGCGCGTGCACTGCTTAGAGATGCGCGGCTTGCATTCATGTGGATTGAACTTTTATACTTACTGAATATAAGGTTGATGGGAGGAACATACATGTCAGAACAGCTGGAGTTATTTCCGCTTCAGTCGTCGGACGCAAACGGCGGCGGAGACGGATACGGTGCGGATGACATTCAAGTCTTAGAAGGGCTCACAGCTGTCCGCAAGCGTCCGGGGATGTATATCGGAAGCACGTCGTCCTCCGGGCTGCATCATCTTCTGTGGGAGATAGTGGACAATGCGGTGGATGAACATCTCGCCGGCTATTGCACCGAGATCGAGGTAACGATTCATGCAGATCATTCCATCACCGTCGTCGACAACGGCCGCGGCATTCCCACTGCGATGCATAAGACCGGTGTCCCGACACCTCAGGTGGTGTTCACGGTGCTCCACGCAGGGGGCAAATTCGGCGGTTCAGGTTACAAAAAGTCAGGGGGACTGCACGGCGTAGGAGCTTCGGTGACCAATGCCCTGTCCGAATGGCTTGAGGTGGAGATCTATCGGGATGGACTGATACATAAGCAGCGTTTTGAATACTGGGTAGACGATAATGGCGTAGAACATGTCGGAGAGCCTGTGACCGGACTCGAAGTGATCGGCAAGACCAGGAAGACGGGCACCAAGGTCTCCTTTAAGCCGGATATCCGAGTATTCACCGGCGGCATCAGCGTCCAATATGATCAAATCGCCGAAAGATTGCAAGAAATCGCTTTCTTGAATTCTGGATTAAGCATCCGCATCCGCGATGAGCGGAGCGGCAAGGAAGAACTGTTCCACTATACCGGCGGGGCGAAGGAGTTCGTCGCCTATCTGAATGAGGATAAGACGACGCTTCACGAACCGATCCACTTCATCGGAGAGAAAGACGATGTCGAAGTGGAGATCGCCATCCAGTTCAATGATGGGTACACGGAGACGATCATCTCCTTCGTGAACTCCATCCCAACCCGCGGCGGCGGTACCCATGAAACGGGATTCAAGTCCGCCTTCACACGGGTGATGAATGAATATGCCCGTAAGACCGGACTGCTGAAGGAGAAGGACAAGAATCTCGACGGCGTAGAACTGCGCGAAGGGATGATGGCCGTCGTCAATCTTAAAATGTCGGATGTGGAATTCGTCGGTCAGACGAAGGATCAGCTGGGCAGCGCTGAGGCCCGCAGTGCCGTGGAGTCCGTCGTTGCGGACCATATGGCGATATTCCTCGAAGAGAATCCGCAGATCGCACAGAATCTGGTGAAGAAGGCGATTCAAGCGGCTAAGGCGCGGGATGCGGCGCGCAAAGCGCGGGAAGAAGTGCGCAGTGGCAAGAAGGGTAAGAGCCAGAGCTCGAACCTAAACGGCAAATTAACGCCTGCCCAGTCGAAGGATTTTACGCGCAATGAACTGTTCATCGTCGAGGGGGATTCGGCGGGAGGCTCTGCGAAGCAGGGACGGGATTCGCGTTACCAAGCGATCCTGCCTCTTAAGGGCAAGCCGATGAACCCGGAGAAAGCCAAGCTTGCAGATGTGCTTAAGAATGACGAATATCAAGCGATCACGGCAGCGATCGGAGCCGGCATCGGTTCGGAATTCGAACTCTCAGACAGCAATTATGACAAGATCATCATCATGACCGACGCCGATACGGACGGTGCCCATATCCAAGTGCTGCTGCTTACCTTCTTCTATCGGTACATGCGGCCGCTGATCGATGCGGGCAAGGTTTACATCGCCCAGCCGCCGCTCTATAAGGTAGCGAGACGTTCGGGCAAATCCCAGATCGTGCGCTATGCATGGACGGATGAGCAATTGCAGAAATTGCTGCAGGAGATGGGCAAAGGCGTAGAACTGCAGCGATACAAAGGGCTGGGTGAGATGAATCCGGAGCAGCTCTGGGAGACGACGATGAACCCGGAGACGCGCACCTTGCTGCAGGTTAAGATCAGCGATGCAGCTAAGGCGGAACGCCGCGTATCAACGCTGATGGGCGACAAGGTGGATCCGCGCAAACGCTGGATTATCGAGAACGTTGATTTTACCGAGTATGAAGAATAGAAGGTGAAGACACTTGAGCATACAAGAACAATTCCTGCCTGCTTTTCTGGAGGAAATCGTCGGTGATCGTTTTGGCCGATATTCTAAATACATCATCCAAGACCGTGCGATTCCCGATGTTCGAGACGGCCTCAAGCCGGTACAGCGCAGGATCTTATATGCGATGTATGAAGCGGGCAACACACCGGACAAGCCTTACCGCAAGTCGGCGAAGACCGTCGGGGATGTCATGGGGAACTATCATCCGCACGGCGATGCTTCGATCTATGACGGCATGGTGCGCATGGCTCAGCCATGGAAGATGGGTCATGTGCTGATCGATGGTCATGGAAACTGGGGGTCGATTGATGATGATCCGGCGGCCGCGATGCGTTATACCGAAGCGCGGCTGAGTCCGATTGCGATGGAGTTATTGCGGGATATCGAGAAAGCAACCGTTCCCTTTAAAGATAATTTTGATAACACGACGAAGGAACCCGTTGTCCTGCCGGCGCGTTTTCCGAACCTCTTGGTCAACGGAGTGAGCGGCATCTCTGCGGGGTTTGCTACGGAGATCCCGCCCCATAATCTGCGGGAAGTGATCGATGCCTGCATCGCGGTGATGGAGAACCCCGAGATCACCTTGGAAGAACTGATGACGATTGTCAAGGGGCCGGATTTTCCAACGGGCGGGATTATCATGAGCGAAGAAGGGATCCGTGAGGCATATCGGACGGGCAGAGGCCGCATCTATATCCGTTCGAAGACGGAGATAGAGAAACTGCGCGGCGGCAAGCAGCAGATCGTCATCACGGAGATTCCATATCAGGTGAACAAGACGAAGATTGTGACCGCCATCGAGAACCTCCGCCTTGACCGCAAAGTCGAGGGGATTGCCGAAGTGCGGGATGAAAGCGGGCGTGAGGGCCTGCGCATCGTCATCGAGCTGCGCAAGGACGCCGATGCTGAAGGCATCTTGAATTACCTGTTCAAGAAGACCGATCTGCAGGTCACCTATAACTTCAATATGGTGGCGATCGTGAACAAGGCGCCCCGCCAGCTGGGGCTGAAAGCGATTCTCGAAGCGTACATCGCCCATCAGCAGGAAGTGGTGACCTATCGCACGAAGTATGATCTGGAGCGCGCTGAGGACAAAGCCCATGTCGTCGATGGACTGGTCAAGGCGCTGAATATCCTGGACGAGGTTATCGAGACGATCAAAGCCTCGAAGAACCGGCAGGATGCCCAACGGAATCTTGTTGATCAGTATGAATTCACCGAGCGGCAAGCGGATGCGATCCTCACCTTGCAGTTGTATCGCCTGACGAATCTGGAGATTCACGCCTTGGAGAAAGAACGGAAGGACCTGCAGAAGAAAATCAAAGAATTGCGGAGCATCCTGGACGATCATAAGAAGCTGATCAAGGTCATCAAGGACGAACTGCTTGAGATTCGCGACACGTACGGCATCGACCGCCGCTGTGAGATTCGCGGTGAAGTCGAGGAGATCAAGGTGAACCTCGAGGTCATGATCACACCGGAAGATGTGATTGTCGCCTTGACCAATGAAGGGTATATCAAACGCACCAGCATGCTCTCCTTCACTCGTTCCGGCGGTGAGATCGAATCGACGGGAATGAAGGAAGGCGACTATGTACGCGGCATCTTCGAGGTGAACACCCTTGACAACATCTTGATCTTCACGAACAACGGCCAGTATTTCCATCTTCCCGTTCACCTCATCCCTGAATATCGCTGGCGGGATACGGGAACAGCCATCGTTAATGTCATCCCGATCAGCAAGGATGACAGGATCGTCGGCGTGATTCCAGTCAAACATGCCGATGAAGATCCGGACAAGACTTTGGTATTCCTGACGAAACAAGGACAGGTGAAGCGAACGCTGCTCAGTGAATATGCGACCAACCGCTTGACGGCAGTAGCCGCGTGCAGATTGGCAGAAGGCGATGAGGTGATCGACGTACAAGTAAGCACGAATGATCGGGAACTGCTGCTTGTCACGAAGTTCGGGCAGAGCATCCGATTCAAAGAAAATGAAGTCAATGCGATGGGCAGAGTATCCGGCGGGGTAAGAGGCATTCAGCTGGCAGAGGGCGATGAGGTGATCGCCGGGCTGTGGCTGGATGAGGACGAAGGCGAGGTGCTCGTCTTCTCGGATCGCGGTTTTGCCAAGCGCTCGCTTGTTGCGGACTATCCTGTGCAAAGACGGGGCGGCAAGGGCGTGGCCACCTTCGAGTTCAAGGAAGGGAAGCGGGTGCGTTCAAACGGCACCGAACTGATTCAAGCCTTCTATGTGAAGGAGGCCTATGAACTGACAGTTGCTCTGGAAAACGGGGAGATCCAAACGGTGCATACGGAACAGGTGCCGATTGAAGAACGCAAATCCCCGGGCAAACCTGTCGTTAAGATCACGAAGGATCAGCGGATTCAGAATATCTTCCGCTTGTGACGCTTATCTAGCGGTATAACGGCGCAGCGCGGAACAGTGGACAACAGCGGGTCTAACTGCTTTCAGCAGGATCGGACCCGCTTTGTGTATGCCGTTGTTGAACGAAGTTTGTATAAGTTTGGGAAATCCTCTAACTTCCACATGTTTCTATATGATATAATGGAAGCGAATACGTGTCGAAGTCGGGGGGTTGTGATGTTTTCTGATCAATTTGCCAAGCTGTGGTTATCCATGCAGAGTGATTATCAAGCCTATATGGAGAGGGAGCTGGCGCCGGACCTGACAGAGGTGCAGCTGTATACCCTGGAACTGATCCTCTCTATGGTGAAGGCGAAACCATCCGACTTAATTGCGCATCTGGAGATTTCGCCCGCTGCTATCTCCACGCTGGTTGATCGCATGGAGAAGAACGAACTGCTGATTCGAGAGCGGGACGAACATGACAGGCGTATCGTATGGCTGCAAGTGACGGAGAAAGGCAGGAACGCCTATGAACTAGGCATCGAGATACGGAGGAGATATTTCGCATCCCGATTAGATGCCTTGTCCGAGCATAATCAGAAGCTGCTTTGTTACTTGATGGGGAAGATCGCACCGGATTCGCAGCTGGCCGATCCTCCGCGCAGGGTGAATTAACCTGACTTACAACATACACTTGGTTTTCTGGATAATTAAAGTCCTCCTGCAGAAGCGGGAGAACTTTATGGTTAATCCCCTTGTACGGGCACAATCATGGATTGCAGATGATGGTTCATTTCATTCAGATATGAGGCCATCAAAGCGTAATCTTGCTCAGTCAACCACTTATCATCTTGCTCTGTTAGAACTTCTTCGAGCGGCAGGATGCGATAATGGCGTTTGGAAGCGCCGCGGTACTTATGCACCCAAGTAGGGATGCTTTCTACGGCAGCAATCTCGATCCGCTCCTCCGGATAGTGTTTGAGGATCTGGATCTCAAAGATCACCCCGACATCCGTATACAGCGGAAGATTGTGTTCGGGACCTTGATTGGAGATAAAATTGCCCATCGAATAGATGACAAGTCCCTTGCGGGTTTGTCCGGAGGCATCCGTCGTCTCCATCCATTCATACGGCTGGACGACATGGGTATGGCTGCCTAAGATGATATCGGCTCCACAGCGGATCAGTTTCTCTGCCAACTCCTTCTGATAAGCGCTTGGTTTACGGTCATATTCATTGCCGTAATGGAGCAGCACGGTGACGACATCGGCATGAAGTTCTCTGGCTCGTTCGATATCCCGTTTCATCTGCTCTTCATCGATCAGATTGACAAGATACGGCTTGTCCTCCGGCAGGGGGATGCCGTTGGTTCCATAAGTGTAAGCAAGCAGTGCCATGTCGATGCCGTTTTTGCTGACGATCTGAATCTGGTCCCTCTCTTCCGGAGAAGCATGGGTTCCTACAGCGACGATGTTTCTGGCACGCAGCTGCTCTAAGGTGCGGAGCACACCGTCTTCCCGGCGGTCGAAGGCATGGTTGTTGGCCGTCCCTAAGATATTGAAGCCGGCGTTGACCAGGGCATCCGCTAATTCATCCGGACTGTTGAACTGCGGATAACCGGTATAAGGATAACGCGGTCCGGCCAGTGTGGTCTCGAGATTGCCGATCACCCAGTCTCCGCGCTTCAAGATCGGAGCGACTTCCGTGAAGGTTTCGTCGAAGGAGTACGTAGCCGTCGTAACGGAATAAGCCGCTGTCAGCTGCGGATAGTGGACCATGATATCCCCAACAGCGATCAAGGTCCCTTCCACCGTATAGGGTTCCGGCGGCAGCCCTGCGGCTTCGTCTTCCGGTTCATTCTTCGAATCCGAAGAAGCATCGGCGGCATCATGGTTCACAGGTGCCGGGTCCGTTGACGGCGATGCTTCGCACCCCATGATCCATGTGAAAGATAAGATGCATAACACGATGATAAGTCTTCTAAGATGTCTAATAACGGAATCTTTCATCATATTAATCTCCCAATCTAGTATTTGTTTTCCAGGCATGTCCACCAATTGCCTAAACTCTTCTGTTGATTCCCCCTATATCAAAACGTTATGAAGATCAAATAGGTTCCAAGGATAAGCATCCGGCGGCATGGAAGTAAATTGCATCGGTTCCTTCTTCACAGGATGCGTGAACTGGAGACGGTACGACCAAAGGGCTATCTGCTGCCCGGCCTGATTCACATCGCGGCCGTAGCGCTGATCGCCGAAGATGGGACAGCCGATCTGGGACAGCTGGACGCGAATCTGATGCGGCCGGCCCGTCTCCAGCTCGATGTCCAGCAAGCTGAACGGATCGATGGTATCCAGGCAATGATAGGTTAGAATCGCTGATTTACCTTGTAAGGGATTCGAGGTAACGGATACCATATTCGTACGGTGGTTCTTAACCAGATAATGTTCCAGCCGTTCTGTACGGCGGGGCGGACGACCATAGACGATCGCCCAATATCGCTTATGTACATCCCGTCTGCGCACTTGATCTGACAGCCGCGAGGCGGCTTTGGACGTTCTTGCGAACACCATGACGCCACCGACGGGGCGATCCAAACGATGCACCAAACCGAGATAGACATTGCCCGGTTTGTTGTACCTCACTTTGATATCTTGCTTAAGAATGGACAAGATGTCCGGGTCGCCGCTGGCATCTTCCTGACTGAGCATGTTCGGCGGCTTAACAGCGACTAAGATGTGATTGTCCTCGTATAAGATCTGTACCAAGCTCACTCCTCCCATCGACCTAAGATTCCGGCCGGCAACACCAGACCGCTTGATGTGACGGGCAAGCCGATCTCATCGGTGATGATCTTGCCGCCTAACTGCTTGTGCAGCGTGAGTGTCATCAGATTATGCAGCAGCGACGGAGAGATTATCGTCGTGTAGGAATTGATCAGCACGAACAGGGGATGCGGAGACAGTACCTTCATGCATTGTTCAATGAGGGAATAGAGATGTTGTTCCAGTTTCCAAATTTCCCCCTTGGGTCCTCTTCCGTAAGAAGGAGGATCCATGATGATCGCATCGTATTGGCGGCCGCGCCGCTGTTCACGCTGGATGAACTTCAACACGTCGTCGGTGATGAAGCGAATGGTCCGATCGCTTAATCCCGACAGTGCGGCGTTCTCCTTGGCCCATTGGACGATGTTTTTTGCTGCATCGACATGAACGACTTCTGCAGCGCCTCCAGCGGCTGCTGCCAGAGTCGCGCCTCCGGTATAGGCGAACAGATTCAGGACGCGGATCGGTCGGTCCGCCTGCCGGATCTTATCCATGATCCAGCGCCAGTTCACGGCCTGTTCTGGAAATAATCCCGTATGTTTGAAGTTCGTCGGCTTGACATGGAACGCCAGTTCCTCGTATTGAATCGTCCAACGCTCCGGCAGTTTTCTTGTGTATTCCCAATATCCGCCCCCCGATGAACTGCGGTGGTACCAGGCGGCAGCTTGTTTCCACAGCCCATGTTGATCTTGAATCGGCCAGATGGCGAGGGGATCCGGCCGCCGCAGCATAATGCCGCCCCATCGTTCCAGTTTCTCGCCATTGCCGGTGTCAATCACTTCGTAGTCCTTCCAGTCTTGTGCTATGAACACGTGAGTACCTTCTTTCGTTTAATTCGATTTTCCTATACATCATACATAATTCTCTGTCCGATTCGCAATTCATTTCCTCAGCTTAAGAAAAAGTGCAAGGCACGACGGCCCCGCACTCAGGTCATGATTTCCTTATAAAAACATTATCTTGCATCACCGCGATCGCGTCCGCGTCCCATCATGCCGGCAAGACCGATCAGACCCAGAAGACCAAG includes the following:
- a CDS encoding ABC transporter ATP-binding protein, producing the protein MSIVFLIIATGLGVAYPILLGNLIDDINMGRFDRVIELSLLVVSFITLKAAFQYGHGFTGTRFGNTIAYNMRNTLYKKLQQLSFQYYDRAKTGDLMSRLTADLDGIRGFMAFGFAQFLNVFVMVAVGMITMGIINWKLMLISLIPMPLLALRALQFERHVHPAFRAIRVSMGKLNTAAQENITGMRAVKSFANEPFEVDKFVSVNEDYQDKNVHASKIWAKFFPVMEFLANTSIVILIAAGGLFVIYDVISIGELVSFSSLIWYIIGPMWGLGFHINMYTQAKASVERIKEITDHPVHIKGIEGAKHLDRDEFKGEVEFKNVTFHYPDNPPALKDISFHAYPGKIIGILGGTGAGKSTLVQLLMRAYDIQSGQILFDGHDIRTLTPESVRKQIGFVFQETFLFSSTIRNNIAYGRDEATMEDVIEAAKLACAHDFIMELPEGYDTIVGERGLGLSGGQKQRLAIARALVFDPKIIVFDDSTSAVDMKTEHEIQRALQNAMKGRTTFIIAHRISSLKHADEILILDRGEIVQRGTHEELIQVPGYYRDTYDIQFGDLPEEIRYKVQARGGAVNE
- the parE gene encoding DNA topoisomerase IV subunit B — encoded protein: MSEQLELFPLQSSDANGGGDGYGADDIQVLEGLTAVRKRPGMYIGSTSSSGLHHLLWEIVDNAVDEHLAGYCTEIEVTIHADHSITVVDNGRGIPTAMHKTGVPTPQVVFTVLHAGGKFGGSGYKKSGGLHGVGASVTNALSEWLEVEIYRDGLIHKQRFEYWVDDNGVEHVGEPVTGLEVIGKTRKTGTKVSFKPDIRVFTGGISVQYDQIAERLQEIAFLNSGLSIRIRDERSGKEELFHYTGGAKEFVAYLNEDKTTLHEPIHFIGEKDDVEVEIAIQFNDGYTETIISFVNSIPTRGGGTHETGFKSAFTRVMNEYARKTGLLKEKDKNLDGVELREGMMAVVNLKMSDVEFVGQTKDQLGSAEARSAVESVVADHMAIFLEENPQIAQNLVKKAIQAAKARDAARKAREEVRSGKKGKSQSSNLNGKLTPAQSKDFTRNELFIVEGDSAGGSAKQGRDSRYQAILPLKGKPMNPEKAKLADVLKNDEYQAITAAIGAGIGSEFELSDSNYDKIIIMTDADTDGAHIQVLLLTFFYRYMRPLIDAGKVYIAQPPLYKVARRSGKSQIVRYAWTDEQLQKLLQEMGKGVELQRYKGLGEMNPEQLWETTMNPETRTLLQVKISDAAKAERRVSTLMGDKVDPRKRWIIENVDFTEYEE
- a CDS encoding NAD/NADP transhydrogenase alpha subunit, whose protein sequence is MRCISVYTDRFDLFSDIYEKVRRANLQEDEETVIDGIVVTESGSVPEHYLNRMRSRRDVVVMKDDDITILQRRDVFEILFPDHETPDHQANVLQ
- a CDS encoding ABC transporter ATP-binding protein encodes the protein MSKEKQPMQDMNKRERFIYQDDQMIEKPFNWEQMRRLLQYILPYKKQLIPVIIATIIGTLTRVTIPFLIGYAAIDLAIAGKNAPLLITVTAVILALYILQMMMNRYRIKHMNIIGQQVIYDLRAALFKHIQSLSFRFFDKRPAGSILVRVTNDINSLQELFTSGIVNLIVDMLQLAGIVIILLTINFKLGFAVMITVPIMFYVSTNLRKKIRRAWQAVRMNQSRINSHLNESIQGIKVTQAYTQEQENIAFFERMNNRNFRSWNRASALNQSFGPIIEITSAVGILILFLYGSYLAQTEAITVGTLVMFATYIGNFWEPIVRLGQMYSQLLIAMASSERVFEFIDEQPDVKQKPDAIELPPIEGHVVFEDVVFSYDNKRNALNYINLEIKPGQSVALVGHTGSGKTSIINALSRFYDVKSGRILIDGYDIRDVTLQSLRSQISIVLQDTFIFSGTIRDNIRFGRPDATDAEVEMAARAVHAHDFIVRLPQGYDTQVEERGSVLSMGQRQLLSFARALLADPKILILDEATASIDTETELKIQEAMRTLLSGRTSIIIAHRLSTIRHADNIIVLDHGEIIEQGRHDELMEKNGTYRSLIEAQYEFLDVNAV
- the nth gene encoding endonuclease III; its protein translation is MNHQQKVRYILDTIGEMFPDAQCELNHSNPFELTIAVLLSAQCTDETVNKVTADLFQKYKTPEDYLAVPLEELEQDIRSIGLYRNKAKNIQKLCQILIEKYDGQLPNTYEELVELPGVGRKTANVVISNAFGVPAIAVDTHVERVSKRLGLAAEKDTVLEVEKKLMRKVPRDEWTITHHRLIFFGRYHCKARAPQCEICPLIDVCRYGKKRMKSQETRKATHKSKAT